The Vicia villosa cultivar HV-30 ecotype Madison, WI unplaced genomic scaffold, Vvil1.0 ctg.005542F_1_1, whole genome shotgun sequence genomic interval tcatatgagttacttaccttgtagattgaaaaggtatgCTTTTGGGTCTTGTTTCCGATagcagataggcaggtaaacccggaagaccagaccttgagggtagctcccgagAGAAGGCTGACAGGTAATAACagaagacctattctggaggaagCATGTACCTAATATCCGAACATGTGATATATTCTCAGAGGATCCAATCGGGTGATCAGTGGACACTCCATTGTGGTGCTACGATTTGATAGGCTTTCCTGTACTGGACATttaggaaaccttaggatcttaGATTGATATGTAGTTGATGCATGTACCTTGTAGAGCCAAGAGGACCCATAAGAttggggaactcactgagatttagtaatctccccccattcatcttattattttttcaggtaccgtgcaagatcgagtttttccagatgcttggatcaagagcttttgattGGATATCGTGAAGGTCGTGCCTGgtcttttcttccgctgtgtatcTTTATCATTATGTAGacatattcattgtatccatcttcgagatgattttgaaatgtatacatcttatgttattatttttgacttttgtatgtactcaatacaagttattagtattctgctgatatgattttagacacatattggtagggtattacacaTTCCAGCGGTCAAACACAGCGAGACAGACAACAGATGGGTTAGAAGCATATTCATTCCCATTTCAACGATCTTTTCTTGCAAAGTACCAATTTCCTTGATATTGAACTTGTTTAACAGTGTGATGCTTGATATTGTTGACATTGCATGAATCACCAAATCATCCATCACCATAAAGTTTATAACATATTTCACAAAACCATTCTTGTTATtggaaaaacctttttttttcagCAACCTTCTTATTTCCAATATAATGAACTTCACTGCTCATAAAGTTTGAGCAAGAAGAATAGGCTGGAGCCATAAAAGGAGAGTGAATATTGACAGAACTAGTGCATCGAGTTGTGTTATCTTTGTCACCTCAAACTTACACTTATTTGGACACATGAACAACTTTATTTCTTCATCTTTGTCTTCATTAGCATGGTTACGAGTAAGGAAGCCTGAGATTTGAGTGGAAGAGCTTTGAGCTTTTGGGTTTAAGAGAACATCCTTGGTTTGAAATGGTTGCATGTAATTCTGGTCCAGATTTTCAACACTTTGATACAGATTTCCTAAGCTACCTACCATGTTATTTGAACTTAGAAGCTTAACTACAGTACCAATAGGTAAGCATAGCAAGTTGAAGAGAAAGTCTATGACAGGTTTTGAAGCTTCAGCAAAGAGAACTTTGTTATTCTTTGTGTCGATAAGAAGCTTCATGGATGCTTTGGTGGAAGAAGAAGACGCCATAATATATTAAAAGGTAGTATAATAGCCTTAATATGAAAAGCTGTTCATTTATAGACAGATTATTACAAAGAGTTGAGTGGGGTTGTACAAATAATTGCTTAAACAAGATAAGAGCTATCTATATATAATACTTATTGTAGAAGTAAAAACATATTCACTCAGTTGATATATTATTTTCTCCAGAAAAATAGAGGTTATGATTAATTATGCATTATTAGGGCTGGAAAATTGGTTGGTTCAGATCGGTTTCAGGTCCAAAACTTAAATTTAGTGTAAATTGCGGTCCACACCCAATTTCAACTGataaaattttagtttttgaaagaTTCGATTAACTCAGTTTGGCGAATAAATCAGGCTGGTTTAGTCGGTTTAATGTTTATTAAGTAAATCTATAAAAATGATTCATCATTTATAAAAATTCACATAAatttaacttttaatatttttttaaacaatagaCCGGTCAGTTTGAATCAGACGGTTCAAATTTGAGAATATCCTTATTctcaaattttaataaaaaaaaacaataaatcggTCGGTTTGAATCGAACGGTTTAAATTTGAGAATATCCTTATTCTAAAATTTTGTAATAAGAAAGATAATAGATCGATGGTATGGAATCAGACGGTTAAAATTTGTCCACCCTATCCATTATAAAATGGAGCTACATGTCCTAACTCTTTCATTTTAATGCAATGTAGTACTAATGAACAAGAAATATTCCCTATGTTTCTCTtgattttataaaagaaataaagagTTGAAGACTACTTATACATTTAAATTATTTACTGTAAAATGTACTATCAAGTAAAAACATTTTAAAcctgtatttaattttttttatttcttatatattttatattagtgTAATgtgaaatatttgattgagaGAATGTGAGTACAAGGGGACCGATAAAATGATTGATGGTAGATTTTATATTGAAaccatttttaattaataattattcttTCAATGtcatttgagaaagaatataaatgtACAATTTCGTTACCGGTAATTACTCTTTTTTAGTTTTCCGTTTGTGCTGCGTTTATATTATTcatgtttttgttaatttttcctaAAAAAGAGTTTTTAGTTACTTAATATCAATATACAATTTCGTAATTACCGGTAACGAATATTGGTAGCGATAACAAATAACACAAACTACATTCGGTTACGCTTGCAATTTCCTATATAAGCAAGCACACACATTCTCTCTCAATCATCAAAactttctttccttttctctCTGATTTTGTTCATCTTTGTTGCTAATTGCTATGGATATTGATCTCACTCCAAAATTGTCGAAGAAAGTGTACGGTGACAATGGTGGATCGTATTACAGTTGGTCACCATCTGAACTTCCTATGCTGCGTGAAGGTAACATTGGTGCTGCCAAGTTAGCTCTTGAGAAGAACGGTTTTGCCACTCCTCGGTACTCTGATTCTTCCAAAGTTGCATATGTTCTTCAAGGAAGTGGAGTTGCTGGAATTGTGCAACCTGAATCAGAAGAGAAGGTTCTTGCAATTAAGACTGGTGATGCTTTAGCACTTCCTTTTGGTGTTGTGACATGGTGGTTCAACAAAGAGGACACTGAGTTGGTTATTTTGTTTCTTGGAGATACTTCAAAAGCACATAAGGCTGGTGAGTTCACTGATTTTTTCCTAACTGGTCCTAACGGAATCTTTACCGGATTTTCGACTGAGTTTGTGGGAAGAGCTTGGGACTTGGACGAGACCAATGTGAAGACCCTTGTTGGGAAACAAACCGGGAAAGGGATTGTGAAGCTTGACGGAAGCATCAGCCTTCCTGAGCCTAAAGATGGAGACAGGAAAGGTATGGTCTTGAATTGTCTAGAGGCACCATTGGATGTCGATGTTAAGAATGGCGGAAGGGTTGTTGTTTTGAACACCAAGAACCTTCCTTTGGTTGGTGAGGTTGGTCTAGGAGCTGACCTTGTGAGGCTTGATGGAAATGCCATGTGCTCGCCTGGATTCTCTTGCGATTCTGCTTTCCAGGTTACTTATGTTGTTAGGGGAAGCGGACGCGTTCaagttgttggtgttgatggCAAGAGGGTTTTGGAGACTACTTTGAAGGCTGGAAATTTGTTCATTGTCCCAAGGTTTTTCGTCGTCTCCAAGATTTGTGACCCCGAGGGAATGGAGTGGTTTTCTATCATCACTACTCCTAATCCCATCTTTACACACATGGCTGGAAGTTCTTCGGCGTGGAAGGCATTATCATCTACAGTTCTGCAGGCTGCTTTCAATGTAGATGCTGAAACTGAGAAACTCTTCCGTTCTAAGAGAACTGGCGATGCCATTTTCTTCCCTCCTCCAAATTAACTAGAATGAATATAAGTGTCTATAACATAACTCATTATTGACAATAATAccttctaagagtttacaatgtatcagctatttgaatttgtttcATGTTTCGTATGAGTACTTTACAATGTTTCTGCCCTCTACTGTGAGTTTATATAAGAGTTGGTTcgtattgttgttattattattttgattgtaTGAGTAATTTCTTCTCTATAATATATGCTGTCTGTATTATGTTGAATGAATTTATACTTTGTAGATTTTTGATTGCTTGTATGATTGTATGATTACTTACATTTTGATTGTATGATTACTTAATGCAATGAACAGAAAGTTGAAAACTACTGGtagtatattatatatataaattatttattgtaaaattgatcaagtaaaaatattttaaactggtatttattttttctattttttatatattttatattagtgtaatatgaaatatttgattgagaGTGTGTCAGTACTAGGGGACCAATAATGATTCAGGGTAGATTTTATATTGGAAccatttttaattaataactaTTCTTTACCTGTCATTTGAGAAAGATGGTGATTTTTCTAGTGTTTTTTGTTTTCCATTTGTGTTGTCTTCATATTATTCTCTATATATTAGTTTTTTCCCAACAACATATTCATCTCAATAAAAtgctcgttattatttgtaattcaACATTAATGCTTG includes:
- the LOC131642651 gene encoding uncharacterized protein LOC131642651, which produces MASSSSTKASMKLLIDTKNNKVLFAEASKPVIDFLFNLLCLPIGTVVKLLSSNNMVGSLGNLYQSVENLDQNYMQPFQTKDVLLNPKAQSSSTQISGFLTRNHANEDKDEEIKLFMCPNKCKFEVTKITQLDALVLSIFTLLLWLQPILLAQTL
- the LOC131642648 gene encoding glutelin type-D 1-like — its product is MDIDLTPKLSKKVYGDNGGSYYSWSPSELPMLREGNIGAAKLALEKNGFATPRYSDSSKVAYVLQGSGVAGIVQPESEEKVLAIKTGDALALPFGVVTWWFNKEDTELVILFLGDTSKAHKAGEFTDFFLTGPNGIFTGFSTEFVGRAWDLDETNVKTLVGKQTGKGIVKLDGSISLPEPKDGDRKGMVLNCLEAPLDVDVKNGGRVVVLNTKNLPLVGEVGLGADLVRLDGNAMCSPGFSCDSAFQVTYVVRGSGRVQVVGVDGKRVLETTLKAGNLFIVPRFFVVSKICDPEGMEWFSIITTPNPIFTHMAGSSSAWKALSSTVLQAAFNVDAETEKLFRSKRTGDAIFFPPPN